Proteins from a genomic interval of Methanofollis formosanus:
- a CDS encoding very short patch repair endonuclease — protein MTDIFDKKKRSEIMSSVKSKDTQPELIVRRILRSMGYGYRLHRKDLPGTPDIVLTKYKKVIFVHGCFWHGHEGCSRAKLPQTNRKFWQEKIEKNILRDQKAFQDLRSLGWTSLIIWTCEIRDEEKLKEKITNFLLEDRIGRNDY, from the coding sequence ATGACCGATATATTCGATAAGAAAAAACGTAGCGAAATCATGTCCTCTGTGAAAAGCAAGGACACACAACCGGAACTTATCGTTCGCAGAATCCTTCGTTCGATGGGGTATGGGTATAGGCTGCACCGAAAAGATCTTCCCGGCACACCGGACATCGTTTTAACGAAATATAAGAAGGTTATTTTTGTCCACGGTTGTTTTTGGCATGGACATGAAGGATGTTCTCGGGCGAAACTTCCGCAGACCAATAGAAAATTCTGGCAAGAAAAAATCGAAAAAAATATTTTACGGGATCAAAAGGCATTTCAGGATCTGAGATCTCTTGGATGGACCTCACTTATAATTTGGACATGTGAAATCCGGGACGAAGAGAAACTAAAAGAAAAAATTACTAACTTTTTATTGGAGGATCGTATTGGACGGAATGATTATTGA
- a CDS encoding DNA cytosine methyltransferase — MKKQPIAVDLFSGCGGMTLGLKKAGFNVVAAVEVDKKIAQTYKDNHPKVKMYDEDIRDLDYNKLIEPFGLKRGDLDLLAGCPPCQGFSRIRRLNQPEAKPDDRNDLVNNYASIVEALYPKTVMMENVPGLERDTRFEELRKKLEKMGYKISRAVLRLENYGVPQRRKRLVLIATRTGKSPNVDDIKKVPQRTVRDAIGRLPLPEDSENPIHKLILKSGEVVRRRIAAIPKDGGSRSELPDDLVLPCHRNSKSKGFKDVYGRMSWDNISPTITCGCFNPSKGRFIHPEQNRPISIYEASLLQTFPKNYKFNPEYGLTLNAVMIGNALPPKFAEAAAKYVKKLL, encoded by the coding sequence ATGAAAAAGCAACCGATTGCCGTTGACCTCTTTTCCGGATGTGGAGGGATGACCCTCGGCCTCAAAAAAGCAGGATTCAATGTTGTCGCCGCGGTCGAGGTCGATAAAAAAATCGCTCAAACTTACAAAGACAATCACCCCAAAGTCAAGATGTATGATGAGGACATCCGAGATTTGGATTATAACAAACTCATTGAGCCTTTCGGATTGAAGCGGGGAGATCTCGATCTCCTGGCCGGTTGTCCGCCCTGCCAAGGTTTTTCAAGAATAAGAAGATTGAATCAACCTGAAGCGAAACCCGACGATCGAAATGATCTTGTGAACAATTACGCTTCAATTGTTGAAGCTCTTTACCCGAAAACCGTGATGATGGAAAATGTTCCGGGTTTGGAGCGAGATACCAGATTTGAAGAACTCCGTAAAAAATTGGAAAAAATGGGATATAAAATAAGCCGTGCTGTCTTGCGCTTGGAAAATTACGGTGTTCCGCAGCGAAGAAAACGTCTGGTATTAATCGCTACAAGAACCGGAAAATCTCCGAATGTTGATGATATAAAGAAGGTTCCGCAGCGTACGGTAAGAGACGCAATCGGACGCCTTCCTCTTCCCGAAGATAGTGAAAATCCTATTCATAAATTAATTTTAAAATCGGGTGAAGTGGTGAGAAGAAGAATTGCAGCAATACCCAAAGACGGCGGGAGCAGATCTGAGTTGCCCGACGATCTTGTGTTGCCGTGTCATCGAAATTCGAAAAGTAAGGGATTCAAGGATGTATACGGCAGAATGTCTTGGGATAATATATCTCCGACCATTACGTGCGGCTGCTTTAATCCGAGTAAGGGCCGATTCATTCATCCTGAACAAAACCGACCCATCTCAATCTATGAGGCATCCCTCCTTCAGACATTTCCGAAAAATTATAAATTTAATCCGGAGTACGGGTTGACCTTGAACGCGGTAATGATCGGTAACGCTTTACCGCCGAAGTTTGCAGAGGCGGCTGCGAAATATGTCAAGAAACTCCTATAA
- a CDS encoding ATP-binding protein yields MVDGDYFTMTILGRTIEHLGTQMYKHRAPAIAELVANCWDAEANSVWITIPEADQYNAVGSVITIIDDGEGMDADAVQGRYLVVGRNRRAEDGGEKNGRKVMGRKGIGKLAGFGLAEKVTVTTWTGVMEKAIQFSMALNQLRIDAGQAREIKFDRYEVDKQEGWPTSGTRIELSDLRHKTPIEISTLKETLARRFSRTTRGEMTILINEEPLVEPNIDTMYVFPENGEYETKKLSDGNIVQYRYRFANKPLRSKELQGFVIYANERTAQVPPFFFNVESTASAQHSTRYVTGEIIADFTDSGTDNDSDVISTDRQELDWEKEELKELHMWGEELVRKVLRECAEMRGGLLENWIMNEPEFTERLSLLDPSTRKEISKFLKVLGEKSEEQDGRTKDLANSLIRAYEFRAFHDVIDDIEQVGQDPEKLEELLGRLYDWKVLESRAILEIIKGRLSIITKLERMIVGNSPETASSRTDDNLHDLLAEYPWIFNPEWQVYVEEKSIGNTLREWGKTDCPEDMESKRVDFLAFDKNSDDLIIIELKRPGHAVEFNEIQRLEQYQVELMKAREPCRRVLVYGGNVNIPQSKWEEMKSADDFEALEWSKMFKRARTFYTHYEGVLSGDVTSGEFQSKKVEIARTRAILDRGSAHRSKEDRIRGLGSSDV; encoded by the coding sequence ATGGTGGATGGCGATTACTTCACGATGACGATCCTTGGACGAACCATCGAGCATCTCGGTACACAGATGTACAAGCATCGTGCCCCCGCAATTGCAGAACTTGTGGCCAATTGCTGGGACGCAGAAGCGAATTCCGTGTGGATAACCATTCCAGAAGCGGATCAGTATAACGCCGTTGGAAGCGTAATTACGATTATTGACGACGGCGAGGGAATGGATGCTGATGCAGTTCAGGGTCGGTATCTTGTTGTAGGACGCAACCGCCGCGCTGAAGATGGTGGAGAAAAGAACGGCCGAAAGGTAATGGGGCGGAAGGGGATCGGCAAACTTGCCGGTTTCGGCTTAGCCGAAAAAGTTACCGTGACAACGTGGACAGGAGTCATGGAAAAGGCTATTCAGTTCTCCATGGCTCTAAACCAACTTAGGATTGATGCAGGTCAGGCCCGAGAAATAAAGTTCGATCGATATGAGGTGGATAAACAAGAGGGGTGGCCCACATCCGGTACTCGAATTGAGTTGTCGGATTTGCGGCATAAAACGCCAATCGAGATCTCCACTCTCAAAGAAACGCTCGCCAGACGCTTCTCTCGGACCACTCGTGGAGAAATGACTATCCTGATCAACGAAGAGCCGTTAGTAGAGCCGAATATCGACACTATGTATGTTTTTCCGGAAAATGGTGAATATGAAACTAAAAAACTTTCTGATGGGAATATTGTTCAATATCGCTATCGCTTTGCAAACAAACCGTTGCGATCTAAGGAACTCCAGGGTTTTGTTATCTATGCGAACGAACGGACGGCACAAGTTCCGCCGTTTTTCTTCAATGTGGAGTCGACCGCATCGGCTCAGCACTCCACAAGATACGTAACCGGTGAAATAATTGCGGATTTCACCGATTCAGGAACTGATAATGATTCAGACGTTATTTCAACGGATAGACAGGAGTTGGATTGGGAAAAGGAAGAACTCAAAGAACTCCATATGTGGGGAGAAGAACTTGTTCGAAAGGTGCTGCGTGAGTGTGCAGAAATGCGTGGGGGTTTACTTGAGAATTGGATTATGAATGAACCGGAATTTACTGAACGGTTGTCTCTGCTTGATCCAAGCACACGTAAGGAGATTAGTAAATTCCTGAAGGTTTTGGGGGAAAAATCGGAGGAACAGGATGGTCGTACGAAAGATCTCGCGAATTCGTTGATCCGTGCATACGAATTCCGTGCATTCCATGATGTGATTGACGATATCGAACAAGTAGGTCAGGATCCGGAGAAACTTGAGGAGTTGTTGGGTCGCCTGTATGATTGGAAGGTATTAGAAAGTCGGGCTATCCTTGAGATCATTAAAGGCCGATTAAGCATTATAACCAAATTGGAGCGGATGATTGTTGGAAATTCCCCTGAAACGGCATCGAGTAGGACTGATGACAATCTTCACGACTTGCTGGCAGAATATCCGTGGATCTTTAATCCGGAATGGCAGGTTTATGTGGAAGAAAAGTCTATCGGCAATACGCTCCGCGAGTGGGGTAAGACAGACTGTCCGGAGGATATGGAAAGCAAAAGGGTCGACTTCCTTGCTTTCGATAAGAATAGCGACGATCTGATTATCATTGAACTGAAGCGGCCGGGACATGCGGTTGAGTTCAACGAAATACAGCGCTTGGAACAGTACCAAGTGGAGTTGATGAAGGCGAGGGAGCCTTGTCGACGCGTTCTGGTCTATGGTGGGAATGTCAATATCCCTCAAAGCAAGTGGGAAGAGATGAAAAGCGCAGACGATTTTGAGGCTTTAGAATGGAGTAAGATGTTCAAAAGAGCAAGGACATTTTACACCCACTATGAGGGCGTGCTTAGCGGGGACGTCACCTCTGGGGAATTTCAAAGCAAGAAAGTTGAGATTGCGAGGACGCGAGCAATCCTTGATCGGGGTTCCGCCCATAGATCTAAGGAGGATAGAATACGCGGTCTCGGAAGCTCCGACGTATGA
- a CDS encoding GNAT family N-acetyltransferase, whose product MTEAFETARLRLVPATAAHLVADVDADAATLAGLLGAAVPDDWPPETLPDALPLFLSWLKNDPESVGWNLWYVISAEGVLVGSCGFVGRPSPDGEAEIGYAVLPAYRGCGYATEAVAALVEWAFGCPEVVRVTAQAEAGNGASVRVLEKCGFVRDGVGDEEGCVRFGVGRGEDGQHRLD is encoded by the coding sequence GTGACTGAGGCGTTCGAGACCGCCCGTCTTCGTCTGGTCCCGGCGACGGCGGCGCACCTCGTCGCCGACGTCGATGCCGACGCCGCAACGCTTGCCGGTCTGCTGGGCGCCGCCGTCCCCGACGACTGGCCGCCCGAGACGCTCCCCGATGCCCTCCCGCTCTTCCTCTCCTGGCTGAAGAATGACCCGGAGAGCGTGGGCTGGAATCTGTGGTACGTGATCTCCGCTGAGGGGGTGCTCGTCGGTTCGTGCGGGTTTGTGGGGCGGCCGTCGCCTGACGGCGAGGCGGAGATCGGGTATGCCGTCCTCCCGGCGTACCGGGGGTGCGGGTATGCGACCGAGGCGGTGGCCGCCCTGGTGGAGTGGGCGTTCGGGTGTCCTGAGGTGGTGCGGGTGACGGCGCAGGCGGAAGCGGGGAATGGTGCTTCGGTGCGGGTGCTGGAGAAGTGCGGGTTTGTGCGTGATGGAGTGGGGGATGAGGAGGGGTGTGTGAGGTTTGGGGTGGGACGGGGGGAAGATGGACAGCATCGGCTTGATTAA